The following coding sequences are from one Rathayibacter sp. SW19 window:
- a CDS encoding F0F1 ATP synthase subunit delta, translating into MGSATVQALAASRQALASLGSGADLATARELFAAERVLGESAQLRALLADPSAGNDAKADVLARVFGAHVSAQTLSLLSAIATHRWSNQNDLLAGIEEIGIRAIAQSTPAQVPLDDELLAFGHTVTGNAELELALRSKLASPDSKAELVQRLLQGKASEQTIALVRQLVSQPRGRSIRIALRQTAAIIADQSGLSIATVTSARPLSANQRDRLIAGLSVQYDRELRINEVIDPALIGGLRVQIGNDVIDSSIATRINDVKLQLAG; encoded by the coding sequence ATGGGAAGTGCGACAGTCCAAGCATTGGCAGCCTCGCGGCAGGCGCTAGCGTCGCTCGGCAGCGGGGCCGATCTGGCAACCGCTCGCGAACTCTTCGCGGCGGAGCGCGTGCTCGGCGAGTCAGCGCAATTGCGTGCCCTGCTTGCGGACCCGTCGGCCGGTAACGATGCGAAAGCGGATGTGCTCGCGCGCGTTTTCGGTGCACATGTCTCCGCCCAGACTCTCTCGTTGCTTTCGGCGATTGCCACGCACCGCTGGTCGAACCAGAATGACCTACTGGCCGGCATCGAGGAGATCGGCATCCGCGCGATCGCCCAGTCCACTCCGGCGCAGGTGCCGCTGGACGACGAACTGCTCGCGTTCGGCCACACGGTCACCGGCAATGCCGAACTGGAACTGGCACTGCGCAGTAAGTTGGCGTCGCCTGATTCAAAGGCTGAGTTGGTTCAGCGCTTGCTGCAGGGCAAGGCGTCGGAGCAGACCATCGCGCTCGTCCGGCAGCTCGTGTCGCAGCCGCGCGGGCGAAGCATCCGGATCGCACTGCGACAGACGGCAGCGATCATCGCGGACCAGTCCGGACTGTCGATTGCAACGGTCACCAGTGCGCGACCACTCAGCGCGAATCAGCGTGATCGGCTCATTGCCGGGCTTTCCGTGCAATACGACAGAGAACTGCGCATCAACGAGGTCATTGACCCCGCTCTGATCGGCGGGTTGCGCGTGCAGATCGGCAACGACGTGATCGACAGCAGCATTGCCACACGCATCAACGACGTAAAGCTTCAACTCGCGGGTTAG
- the atpA gene encoding F0F1 ATP synthase subunit alpha yields the protein MAELTISPEEIRDALKAFVTSYEPNKASATEVGHVIDAADGIAHVEGLPGVMANELIRFADGTLGLAQNLDENEVGVIVLGEFTGIVEGLEVTRTGEVLSVSVGDAYLGRVVDPLGAPIDGLGEIASEGRRALELQAPGVMQRKSVHEPLQTGIKAIDAMIPIGRGQRQLIIGDRQTGKTALAIDTIINQKANWESGDSNKQVRCIYVAIGQKGSTIASVKGALEDAGAMEYTTIVAAPASDPAGFKYLAPYTGSAIGQHWMYGGKHVLIVFDDLSKQAEAYRAVSLLLRRPPGREAYPGDVFYLHSRLLERCAKLSDELGAGSMTGLPIIETKANDVSAYIPTNVISITDGQIFLQSDLFNANQRPAVDVGISVSRVGGDAQVKSIKKVSGTLKLELAQYRALEAFAMFASDLDPASRRQLARGARLTELLKQPQYDPYPVEDQVVSIWAGTNGKLDEVPVEDILRFESELLDHLRRNTKILDTLRDTNVLDNDTVAALDKEVDAFKLEFQTGEGKPLIAPGSEHFEEIAPEDIAQEQIVRQKR from the coding sequence ATGGCAGAACTCACCATCAGCCCCGAGGAGATCCGGGATGCGCTGAAGGCTTTCGTTACGTCGTATGAGCCGAACAAGGCGAGTGCGACCGAGGTCGGCCACGTCATCGATGCTGCGGACGGCATCGCCCACGTCGAAGGTCTGCCCGGCGTCATGGCCAACGAGCTCATCCGCTTCGCGGACGGCACGCTCGGACTCGCCCAGAACCTGGATGAGAACGAGGTCGGCGTCATCGTGCTCGGCGAGTTCACCGGCATCGTCGAAGGCCTCGAGGTCACCCGCACCGGCGAGGTTCTCTCCGTCTCGGTCGGGGATGCGTATCTCGGTCGCGTCGTCGACCCGCTCGGCGCACCGATCGACGGCCTTGGGGAGATCGCGTCGGAGGGTCGCCGGGCTCTGGAGCTGCAGGCGCCCGGCGTCATGCAGCGCAAGAGTGTGCACGAACCGCTGCAGACCGGCATCAAGGCGATCGACGCGATGATCCCGATCGGCCGCGGCCAGAGGCAGTTGATCATCGGTGACCGGCAGACCGGCAAGACGGCACTGGCGATCGACACGATCATCAACCAGAAGGCCAACTGGGAGTCGGGCGACTCGAACAAGCAGGTGCGCTGCATCTACGTGGCGATCGGCCAAAAGGGTTCGACGATCGCGTCGGTCAAGGGTGCGCTCGAAGACGCAGGCGCGATGGAGTACACCACTATCGTCGCCGCCCCCGCGTCGGATCCGGCCGGGTTCAAGTACCTGGCACCGTATACAGGCAGCGCCATCGGCCAGCACTGGATGTACGGCGGCAAGCACGTGCTCATCGTCTTCGACGACCTGTCGAAGCAGGCGGAGGCGTACCGCGCGGTTTCGCTGCTGCTGCGCCGCCCACCGGGACGCGAGGCCTACCCCGGGGATGTCTTCTATCTGCACTCCCGATTGCTCGAACGTTGTGCGAAGCTCTCCGACGAGCTCGGCGCAGGATCGATGACGGGACTGCCGATCATCGAGACCAAGGCGAACGACGTGTCCGCGTATATTCCGACGAACGTCATCTCGATCACAGACGGTCAGATCTTCTTGCAGTCCGATCTGTTCAATGCCAACCAGCGGCCCGCTGTCGACGTCGGCATCTCGGTGTCACGTGTTGGTGGCGACGCACAGGTCAAGAGCATCAAGAAGGTCTCCGGTACGCTCAAGCTCGAGTTGGCCCAGTACCGGGCACTCGAAGCATTCGCGATGTTCGCTTCGGACCTTGACCCGGCCAGTCGTCGCCAGCTGGCGCGCGGAGCTCGTCTGACCGAGCTGCTTAAGCAGCCGCAGTACGACCCGTACCCTGTCGAGGATCAGGTCGTCTCGATCTGGGCCGGCACGAACGGCAAACTCGATGAGGTGCCGGTGGAGGACATCCTGCGCTTCGAGAGCGAACTGCTCGACCACCTGCGTCGCAACACGAAAATCCTCGACACGCTGCGTGACACGAACGTGCTCGACAACGACACCGTCGCCGCGCTGGACAAGGAGGTCGACGCGTTCAAGCTCGAATTCCAGACAGGAGAAGGCAAGCCGTTGATCGCACCCGGTTCCGAGCACTTCGAGGAGATCGCGCCAGAGGACATCGCCCAGGAGCAGATCGTTCGCCAGAAGCGCTGA
- a CDS encoding F0F1 ATP synthase subunit gamma has product MGAQLRVYRQKIKSAQTTKKITRAMELISASRIQKAQARVAASTPYARAVTRAVSAVATYSNIDHVLTTEPERIDRAAVVIFASDRGLAGAFNTNVLREAGELTARLHAQGKDVVHYLVGRKSVAYFNFRKRAIERYWVGGTDNPQFEVAKEISAEVVARFLQPTDQGGVDEIHIVYNRFISMLTQTPEVVRLLPLEVVEGVEEPEAGAALPLYEFEPEAETVLDALLPVYIESRIFNAMLQSAAAKHAATQKAMKSASDNADKLITNYTRLANNARQSEITQQISEIVGGADALASSTK; this is encoded by the coding sequence ATGGGAGCGCAACTTCGCGTCTACCGGCAGAAGATCAAGTCTGCCCAGACGACTAAGAAGATCACTCGTGCCATGGAGCTGATCTCCGCATCCCGGATTCAGAAAGCCCAGGCCCGTGTCGCCGCGTCGACGCCGTACGCGCGTGCCGTCACTCGAGCCGTCTCAGCGGTCGCGACGTACTCGAACATCGACCATGTTTTGACCACGGAGCCGGAGAGAATCGATCGAGCCGCCGTGGTCATCTTCGCGTCGGACCGCGGGTTGGCCGGTGCCTTCAACACGAATGTGCTGCGCGAGGCCGGTGAATTGACGGCCCGGCTGCACGCTCAGGGCAAAGACGTCGTGCACTATCTGGTCGGCCGCAAGTCGGTGGCATATTTCAACTTCCGCAAGCGCGCCATCGAGCGTTACTGGGTCGGTGGCACGGACAATCCGCAGTTCGAAGTCGCCAAAGAGATCAGTGCCGAGGTCGTGGCCCGCTTCTTGCAGCCGACGGACCAGGGCGGGGTGGATGAGATCCACATCGTCTACAACCGCTTCATCAGCATGCTCACGCAAACTCCGGAGGTCGTGCGTCTTCTGCCCCTTGAGGTAGTCGAAGGCGTTGAGGAACCGGAGGCCGGTGCCGCCCTCCCGCTCTATGAGTTCGAGCCTGAAGCGGAAACGGTGCTCGACGCGCTGCTCCCTGTCTACATCGAAAGCCGCATCTTCAATGCGATGCTGCAATCTGCTGCAGCCAAACACGCCGCCACACAGAAGGCGATGAAGTCCGCGAGCGATAATGCCGACAAGCTGATCACCAACTACACGCGTCTGGCGAACAACGCCCGCCAGTCCGAGATCACTCAGCAGATCTCCGAGATCGTCGGTGGAGCCGACGCGCTGGCGTCCTCCACTAAGTAA
- the atpD gene encoding F0F1 ATP synthase subunit beta has product MTPTASAPTATDPAEGARKQAGGSVGRIARVTGPVVDIEFPHDAIPGIYNALKTTINFTGDEEEAHEITLEVAQHLGDDLVRAIALKPTDGLVRGQEVRDTGSPITVPVGDVTKGKVFNVTGEILNGVPGETIEITERWPIHRKPPAFDQLESKTQLFETGIKVIDLLTPYVQGGKIGLFGGAGVGKTVLIQEMIQRVAQNHGGVSVFAGVGERTREGNDLIHEMEEAGVFDKTALVFGQMDEPPGTRLRVALSALTMAEYFRDVQNQDVLLFIDNIFRFTQAGSEVSTLLGRMPSAVGYQPNLADEMGVLQERITSTRGHSITSLQAIYVPADDYTDPAPATTFAHLDATTELSREIASQGLYPAVDPLTSTSRILDPRYLGADHYRVATTVKQILQKNKELQEIIAILGVDELSEEDKITVQRARRIQQFLSQNTYMAKKFTGVEGSTVPLKDTVESFDAIARGEFDHVSEQAFFNVGAISDVEEKWAQIQKENG; this is encoded by the coding sequence ATGACACCGACCGCAAGCGCGCCGACCGCCACCGACCCGGCCGAGGGTGCGAGGAAGCAGGCCGGCGGCTCAGTCGGCCGGATTGCCCGCGTCACGGGCCCCGTCGTCGACATCGAGTTCCCGCACGATGCGATTCCCGGAATTTACAACGCGCTGAAGACCACGATCAACTTCACCGGAGACGAGGAAGAGGCGCACGAGATCACGCTCGAGGTCGCGCAGCACCTTGGTGACGACCTGGTGCGCGCCATCGCACTGAAGCCGACCGACGGACTCGTGCGCGGTCAGGAAGTGCGCGACACCGGAAGCCCGATCACGGTGCCGGTCGGCGACGTCACCAAGGGCAAGGTCTTCAATGTCACAGGCGAGATCCTGAACGGCGTGCCCGGAGAGACGATCGAGATCACCGAGCGTTGGCCAATCCACCGCAAGCCGCCGGCATTCGATCAGCTCGAGTCGAAAACGCAGCTGTTCGAGACAGGCATCAAGGTGATCGACCTGCTGACGCCATACGTACAGGGCGGCAAGATCGGCCTGTTCGGCGGCGCCGGCGTCGGCAAGACCGTGCTCATCCAGGAGATGATCCAGCGCGTCGCGCAGAACCACGGTGGTGTCTCTGTGTTTGCCGGAGTGGGCGAGCGCACCCGTGAGGGCAACGACCTCATCCATGAAATGGAGGAGGCAGGGGTCTTCGACAAGACGGCACTCGTGTTCGGCCAGATGGACGAGCCGCCGGGAACGCGTCTGCGGGTCGCGCTGAGTGCACTGACCATGGCCGAGTATTTCCGCGATGTGCAGAATCAGGACGTGCTGTTGTTCATCGACAACATCTTCCGGTTCACTCAGGCGGGTTCCGAGGTGTCAACCCTGCTCGGTCGCATGCCGTCTGCGGTGGGCTACCAGCCCAACCTCGCCGACGAAATGGGCGTGCTCCAGGAGCGCATCACCTCGACTCGCGGCCACTCCATCACCTCGCTGCAGGCGATTTACGTGCCGGCCGACGACTACACCGACCCGGCCCCCGCGACCACGTTCGCTCACCTTGATGCGACAACCGAACTTTCGCGCGAGATCGCCTCGCAAGGCCTGTACCCTGCCGTGGACCCGCTGACCTCGACCAGCCGCATCCTCGACCCGCGGTACCTCGGCGCGGACCACTACCGTGTCGCGACAACTGTCAAGCAAATCTTGCAGAAGAACAAGGAACTGCAGGAGATCATCGCGATCCTCGGTGTCGATGAGCTGTCAGAAGAAGACAAGATCACCGTGCAGCGCGCACGTCGCATTCAGCAGTTCCTGTCGCAGAACACCTACATGGCGAAGAAGTTCACCGGAGTGGAGGGCTCAACCGTGCCACTGAAAGACACGGTCGAGTCGTTCGATGCGATCGCTCGCGGCGAGTTCGACCATGTTTCTGAGCAGGCCTTCTTCAACGTCGGTGCGATTTCCGACGTCGAAGAGAAGTGGGCTCAGATCCAGAAGGAGAACGGGTAA
- a CDS encoding F0F1 ATP synthase subunit epsilon yields the protein MAAPLNVSVVSADHEVWSGDATMVVAKTVEGEIGILAGHEPLLAILAHGEVRVTLPGGEKITADASDGFLSVENDSVTVVAGRAELV from the coding sequence ATGGCGGCGCCGCTGAATGTGAGTGTTGTGTCGGCCGACCACGAGGTGTGGTCGGGCGACGCGACGATGGTGGTGGCAAAAACCGTCGAGGGCGAAATCGGTATCCTGGCCGGCCACGAACCACTTCTGGCGATTCTCGCGCACGGCGAAGTGCGTGTCACATTGCCCGGCGGCGAGAAGATCACGGCAGACGCCTCTGACGGATTTCTGTCTGTGGAGAACGATTCCGTGACGGTCGTCGCAGGTCGGGCGGAACTGGTCTAG
- a CDS encoding AAA family ATPase, whose protein sequence is MALATAMERQFGDVSIPILVAMAGLPAAGKTTIAEVIGARLNATIVSVDPIESSILQAGIDPDQPTGLAAYLVAGTLAEQVLMSGRTVVVDAVNAVEPARLQWRELAARADVALRVIEVVCSDEGLHRRRLEKRIQRLPQLQEESRRAVEQSLEDYQEWKGAAASLPRITLDTVDPLGQNVAAALAFLDR, encoded by the coding sequence ATGGCACTGGCTACGGCGATGGAACGTCAATTCGGAGATGTCAGCATCCCGATACTCGTCGCGATGGCCGGTCTGCCGGCCGCGGGCAAGACGACCATCGCCGAGGTGATCGGTGCCAGATTGAACGCCACGATCGTCTCCGTCGACCCGATCGAGTCCAGCATCCTGCAGGCAGGCATCGATCCAGACCAACCGACCGGATTGGCCGCGTATCTCGTGGCAGGCACGCTCGCCGAACAGGTGCTGATGTCGGGGCGTACGGTCGTCGTCGATGCCGTCAACGCTGTTGAACCCGCCCGGCTGCAATGGCGCGAACTAGCGGCGCGCGCCGATGTTGCGCTCCGTGTGATCGAGGTGGTGTGTTCAGACGAAGGACTGCATCGTCGCAGACTCGAGAAGCGCATCCAGCGCCTGCCGCAGCTGCAGGAGGAGTCTCGCCGCGCGGTCGAACAGAGCCTTGAGGACTATCAGGAGTGGAAGGGTGCTGCCGCTTCGCTGCCGCGCATCACTCTGGACACCGTGGATCCGCTCGGGCAGAACGTGGCAGCGGCACTCGCCTTCCTCGACCGCTGA
- a CDS encoding YaaA family protein, with the protein MLILLPPSETKRDGGTEGSKLDYRQLRYGQLNRLRRTTVRALRELARDREASIAALSLGPTQHGEVEHNRSVTRSRTRPAVDRYTGVLFDALDAQTLPSEARAYLGRNVVVHSALLGPVGALDAIPAYRMSHDSRLPGIRLKSHWAESIASALAAETGLILDARSEAYARLGPAPRRATAAFLRVVTTDGTGRRRALNHFNKHAKGALVRVLAQAGVEFESVEHLVACAAQHGFRLEPGVGKGPGELDELCLIV; encoded by the coding sequence GTGCTGATCCTGCTCCCACCGTCCGAGACCAAGCGCGACGGTGGCACGGAGGGGTCCAAACTTGACTATCGGCAGTTGCGCTACGGTCAACTGAATCGTCTGCGCAGAACGACCGTGCGGGCGCTTCGTGAACTCGCTCGCGACAGGGAGGCGTCGATCGCGGCACTCTCGCTCGGACCGACCCAACACGGCGAGGTCGAGCACAACCGGTCGGTCACCCGATCGCGCACCCGGCCCGCCGTCGATCGCTACACAGGCGTGTTGTTCGACGCACTCGATGCTCAGACGCTGCCCAGCGAAGCGCGCGCCTACCTCGGGCGCAATGTCGTCGTGCATTCGGCGTTGCTCGGACCGGTCGGCGCGCTCGACGCCATCCCGGCATACCGGATGTCTCATGACTCGCGGCTGCCCGGCATCCGGCTGAAGTCGCACTGGGCGGAATCGATCGCATCCGCGCTCGCAGCGGAGACCGGCCTGATTCTGGACGCGCGCAGCGAGGCGTATGCCCGACTCGGGCCAGCACCACGACGCGCCACCGCGGCGTTCCTGCGCGTGGTCACCACAGACGGCACCGGGCGGCGGCGCGCGCTGAACCACTTCAATAAGCACGCGAAGGGCGCTTTGGTGCGTGTTCTCGCGCAAGCCGGTGTCGAGTTCGAATCCGTCGAGCACCTGGTGGCATGTGCAGCGCAGCACGGCTTCCGGCTCGAACCCGGAGTCGGCAAGGGTCCGGGAGAGCTCGACGAGTTGTGCTTGATCGTGTGA
- a CDS encoding methylated-DNA--[protein]-cysteine S-methyltransferase translates to MTETFDHIVRIESPIGRLELTSDGARLNSLTIARGGVLPHDDRPERSSRVLERAHRQLDGYFECTRRSFTIPLAYAGTPFQRLVWQRIAALRWGERTSYRELGIDIGRPEACRAIGGAVAANPLPIIIGCHRVLSSTGRVVGYTGGEGIPTKLWLLEHEAITLAA, encoded by the coding sequence ATGACCGAAACATTCGACCACATCGTCCGCATCGAAAGCCCGATCGGTCGGCTCGAACTGACCAGCGACGGCGCCCGACTGAACTCACTCACCATTGCGCGCGGTGGAGTGCTGCCTCACGACGACAGACCAGAGCGAAGCTCGCGCGTTCTGGAGCGCGCGCACCGACAACTTGACGGCTACTTCGAATGCACGCGGCGGTCATTCACCATCCCGTTGGCGTATGCCGGCACCCCTTTCCAGAGGCTGGTCTGGCAGAGAATCGCCGCCTTGCGGTGGGGAGAGCGCACCTCCTATCGAGAACTGGGCATTGATATCGGCAGACCCGAGGCGTGTCGGGCCATCGGCGGCGCGGTCGCGGCCAATCCGCTGCCGATCATCATCGGCTGCCACCGCGTCTTGTCCTCGACCGGGCGCGTCGTCGGCTACACCGGAGGAGAGGGCATCCCGACCAAACTCTGGCTGCTCGAGCATGAGGCCATCACGCTCGCCGCTTGA
- a CDS encoding aldo/keto reductase: protein MAEIEYRNLGSSGLVVSTIGIGCNNFGRSGTASETQQGTNAVIDAAIDAGVTLFDTADIYGAERGLSETLMGNALKGKRERIVLATKFGMDMQGANGPDWGARGSRRYIRRAVEASLQRLQTDWIDLYQLHQPDPSTPIEETIATLDDLIREGKVRYIGHSNLTGWQIAEAEFTARLGGHPRFVSAQNEYSLLARDAERDVLPAVNQYGLGFLPFFPLYNGLFTGKFSRSGGPVDSRIMMIRKHLADNAPWDTIERYQQFCQAHEVSMLEATFGWLLAQPGLTSVIAGATKPEQIVQNAQAATAWHPTIEDIAEISALFTD, encoded by the coding sequence ATGGCAGAAATCGAGTACCGAAACCTCGGCTCATCCGGCCTGGTGGTTTCCACGATCGGAATCGGCTGCAATAACTTCGGCCGAAGCGGTACGGCGTCAGAAACTCAGCAGGGAACGAACGCGGTCATCGACGCGGCGATCGATGCGGGCGTGACACTGTTCGACACGGCAGACATCTACGGGGCCGAGCGCGGGCTGTCTGAGACGTTGATGGGCAACGCGTTGAAGGGCAAGCGCGAACGAATCGTGCTCGCCACGAAATTCGGCATGGACATGCAGGGTGCGAACGGCCCGGATTGGGGTGCGCGCGGTTCGCGGCGCTACATCCGACGTGCGGTCGAGGCATCGCTACAACGGTTGCAGACCGACTGGATCGATTTGTACCAATTGCATCAGCCCGACCCGAGTACGCCGATCGAGGAGACGATTGCCACGCTCGACGACCTGATCCGCGAGGGGAAAGTGCGTTACATCGGACATTCCAATCTCACGGGCTGGCAGATTGCGGAGGCCGAATTCACCGCGCGCCTCGGTGGGCATCCGCGTTTCGTGTCTGCACAGAATGAATACAGCCTCTTAGCGCGGGACGCCGAACGCGACGTGCTGCCCGCTGTCAACCAGTATGGGCTCGGCTTTCTGCCGTTCTTTCCGCTCTACAACGGATTGTTCACCGGAAAATTCTCACGGTCGGGTGGGCCCGTGGATAGCAGGATCATGATGATCCGCAAGCATCTCGCCGACAACGCCCCGTGGGACACGATCGAGCGCTATCAGCAATTCTGCCAGGCCCACGAGGTCAGCATGCTCGAGGCGACGTTCGGGTGGCTGCTTGCGCAGCCCGGGCTCACGAGTGTGATCGCAGGTGCGACGAAACCGGAGCAGATCGTACAGAATGCGCAGGCGGCGACCGCGTGGCATCCGACGATCGAGGACATTGCTGAGATTTCGGCACTGTTCACCGACTGA
- a CDS encoding hemerythrin domain-containing protein has product MAAATLGSALEREHRDIDGGIEAFTAGLAVGSTDTEPLTRAMTGLRRHIYLEEEFLFPPLREHGMMMPIFVMLREHGELWATMDSVEALIAADSDDEAVLAACQGLLAQLDAHNSKEEPIIYTQADTVLSQEASAELSAFLSAGRMPEGWVCAKAA; this is encoded by the coding sequence ATGGCAGCGGCAACACTGGGCAGCGCGTTGGAACGCGAGCACCGTGATATCGATGGCGGAATCGAGGCGTTTACGGCCGGCCTCGCCGTCGGCAGCACCGACACGGAGCCGTTGACCCGCGCAATGACCGGGCTGCGGCGCCATATCTACCTGGAGGAGGAGTTCCTGTTCCCTCCGTTGCGGGAACACGGCATGATGATGCCGATCTTCGTCATGCTGCGCGAGCACGGCGAACTGTGGGCGACGATGGATTCGGTGGAAGCACTGATCGCGGCCGACTCCGATGACGAGGCGGTGTTGGCCGCCTGCCAGGGTTTGCTGGCCCAGTTGGATGCGCACAACTCCAAAGAGGAGCCGATCATCTATACGCAAGCCGACACGGTGCTCTCCCAGGAGGCCAGCGCTGAGCTGAGTGCGTTCCTGAGCGCGGGACGGATGCCGGAGGGTTGGGTCTGCGCCAAGGCTGCCTGA
- a CDS encoding TetR/AcrR family transcriptional regulator, with protein METTTRRASPMPVEDRQSMIVDAVIPLLLEHGANITSRQIAEEAGIAEGTIFRAFGDKETLIRAAVEKYFDPQPMRAQLAHISPQDPLRDKIKAAIGILQARFSGVLAMMSALGHNERPEFARDKSRSNYAGIVAGLVQPELDRLNLPADRIGALLRLVAFSTSIPQFNESVGFTLDELTDIVLYGIVGDAPPDAPNSTDAASSTDAADPADAAHPTTTRHQTTNEDDTCF; from the coding sequence GTGGAAACCACAACACGCCGTGCAAGCCCGATGCCGGTCGAAGACCGTCAATCGATGATCGTCGACGCAGTCATCCCGCTACTGCTCGAACATGGTGCGAATATCACTTCTCGCCAGATCGCGGAGGAAGCCGGGATCGCGGAGGGCACGATCTTCAGGGCGTTCGGTGACAAAGAAACCCTGATCAGGGCGGCCGTGGAGAAGTACTTCGATCCGCAGCCGATGCGTGCGCAGCTTGCGCACATTTCGCCGCAGGATCCGCTCAGGGACAAGATCAAGGCTGCCATCGGCATTCTGCAGGCGCGTTTCAGCGGCGTGCTCGCCATGATGTCCGCACTCGGCCACAACGAGCGGCCCGAGTTCGCGCGCGACAAGTCTCGAAGCAATTATGCCGGTATCGTAGCTGGGCTGGTTCAACCCGAGCTCGATCGGCTGAACCTGCCGGCGGATCGCATCGGAGCGCTGCTGCGCCTTGTCGCGTTCTCCACGTCGATCCCTCAATTCAATGAGTCTGTCGGATTCACGCTCGACGAGCTCACCGATATCGTGCTCTACGGCATCGTCGGAGATGCGCCACCTGATGCGCCAAACTCGACGGATGCTGCGAGCTCGACGGATGCTGCAGATCCGGCGGATGCCGCGCATCCGACCACCACACGCCATCAGACCACGAACGAGGACGACACATGCTTCTGA